TTGGAATCTGCATCCAACCCCCGATGACCCTTACGGAAAAACCAGGTGAACCGCCCCAGGGCTTTTTCATCGATATCTTGAGAGATATCGCCGAGAGGAATGACTGGACCTTGTCCTACACCGTGGATACCCGCGCCAATCTCCTCGCCAAACTCACAAAACAGGAAATCGATTTACTACTCCCGATAGCGCCCGCCGTCAACGGCTCCGAAAAACTTGACTACACGGTCAGTTTCCTTGCCTCGTTTGCGTCGCTTTACGTCTCCCCAAACAGCCTGCTTCCTTCGTTCCAGGATTTACAGGGTAAAACCCTGGCGCTTGTCCGTGACGACATCTATTCCCAGCCTTTTCTTGATTTTCTCAAGGCCTCAGGTATTCGCTGCGAGTTAATTGAAATGCATACCTACAACGAGGTATTTGCGGCCATTGCCGCCGGGCGGGTGGACGCAGGACTCACTGATCACCTGTTTGGAAATCTCTATTTCCGGAAATTCGATCTTGCGGCCACCCCAACGGTCGCCTGCCCTGCCGATTTCCGTTGCGCCGTGTATCGTGACCGCAACTGGCAGCTCCGCCAAACCATCGACCGGGAGTTGCTCAAACTTAAAATGGAGCCGGACTCCATTTACTATATTGCACTGAACCGCTGGGCTGGCTATCAAAAACCCCAATCGTTCCTGATGATTACCGGGGGGCTGATCCTCGCGGGCCTTCTCATTGTCGGCGGTCTGATTTTAGCGGGGATCTTCCTGGTTCGAAAATCCATCGAGCAACAGACCGATAAACTTAACGCCGCGAACCGTCAATTGCTCAAGGGAACCCAGGACCTCATCAGCAGTGAATCCACGGCCAATGACCTTAAAAACTGGTATCAAACGCTTCTCAACCACACCCCCGACATCATTCTCGTGCACGGGGTTGATGAAAAGGGCGCTGCCGGGAAATTCATTGATGTCAATGCCACGGCCTGCCTCCGTCTGGGCTATACCCGCCAGGAATTACTCGCTCTCACCCTGAGACAGATCGAGGTCTCTCCCGACAGCATGGCCACTCCGCGTTACGCAAAACTCCTGTCCGTCTGGCGCAATGCACGTCTCCCCGATGCCTCTGAAGTAGATAAAAAACAGGAATTGCTGACCATCGAGTCCGCCTTCCGCACCAAATCAGGGACTGAATTTCCCGCGGAAATATCCATCCGGATCCTCGAACATAATAAACAGCCGGTTATTTATTATGCCATACACGATATCACCATCCGTAAAAAAGCCAGACAGGCGCTCCAGGAACGTGAACGTCGCTTCTCGGACTTCTTTACCCGGGCTCCTATCGGGATTGCCCTCTTTGACCCTGCGCAAACCCTGACCGATGTCAATCAGGCGGCCCTGGCCATGTTCGGCTTCAGCGAGCGGGCTAATTTCGCCGAAGCGAAATTATTCAACCTCAAGGATCTCGAGGAACAGAACTTTCAAACCCTGATGAAAGGCGGCACCATCCGGTACGAGTCGGTCATTGACTTTGACCTCGTCCGGAATGAGAAGCGCTTTGTCTCGGCCCGGAC
The genomic region above belongs to bacterium and contains:
- a CDS encoding ATP-binding protein, which codes for MKKLATLFLCCLASAVHPLWAIPVKVGICIQPPMTLTEKPGEPPQGFFIDILRDIAERNDWTLSYTVDTRANLLAKLTKQEIDLLLPIAPAVNGSEKLDYTVSFLASFASLYVSPNSLLPSFQDLQGKTLALVRDDIYSQPFLDFLKASGIRCELIEMHTYNEVFAAIAAGRVDAGLTDHLFGNLYFRKFDLAATPTVACPADFRCAVYRDRNWQLRQTIDRELLKLKMEPDSIYYIALNRWAGYQKPQSFLMITGGLILAGLLIVGGLILAGIFLVRKSIEQQTDKLNAANRQLLKGTQDLISSESTANDLKNWYQTLLNHTPDIILVHGVDEKGAAGKFIDVNATACLRLGYTRQELLALTLRQIEVSPDSMATPRYAKLLSVWRNARLPDASEVDKKQELLTIESAFRTKSGTEFPAEISIRILEHNKQPVIYYAIHDITIRKKARQALQERERRFSDFFTRAPIGIALFDPAQTLTDVNQAALAMFGFSERANFAEAKLFNLKDLEEQNFQTLMKGGTIRYESVIDFDLVRNEKRFVSARTGKCNFDILITNLGLDDEFNPKGYMFQFQDITDRRRAEDALRQNEKVLRQAQKMEAIGTLAGGIAHDFNNILTPIIGYTEMAMMTLPPEDPIQTNLEEVLKASHRAKDLVKQILTFSRQTEHEIKPIRLIPLVKEVTQLLHGSVLPTIELRLTIQTERDIVKADPTQMHQVIMNLCTNAIHAMKDKGGILEIGVRQLLINSRTHGPLARLRFGTYIEILVRDSGHGMDRAVQDRIFEPFFTTKRSGEGTGMGLAVVHGIISALQGTITVESEVGKGTTFHVVLPLLEQAAEQSDTTATQIPHGTERILFVDDEMGITTMASQMLTSLGYKVVTCMRPSDALTIFREDPSQFDLIISDQIMPGMTGMDLIQEIHAICPGIPSLICTGYSRNVDDQELLQAGVKEVLMKPLILRQLAEAIRRALTPGNTATGA